The genomic DNA GAACTCAACAAGTTTATGCAGGGAAATGGATAGCATCCGATGGAACCTACATCCAGATTTATTTAGATGGTGGTGGAGATTTTAAAGGTTCTAATACCAGCATTGAGGGAGGAGCTACTAGTATTAAAGGTAATGAAATTAATATCGGATTAGGTCCAGTTCAGAAAACCTTTAAAATTACGAAGCAACCTTATACTACAGCCGGTAAAATATCTATTGAGTTAGATGGAATTGAGTTTACTAAAACTTCTCCATAAACTCATGAATTGCCGCCAAGTTAATCTTTCCAAATAAGATTCCGACGAAACACGCTTATTTAACTTGCAAAAACTTGTCCAAAGCAGCTACCATTGCAGGTGGCCAACGGCGAATATTTTTGACCCAATTAATATCCTTGTAACGTCGATCTAAACCCATAACTGCTACCCAGTTACTTTCCGCTTCTCCTTGTTGTCCTTTTGCCCATAAAGCAGCACTTAAAGCGGCTCTCACATCAGCAAATTGAGAGTATTTTCGAGCAGTATTTCGCAGAGCTTTGATTGCTTCATCTTGTTGACCAATTTGATATAAACTCAGGGCATAACTAGCACGAGCAAAGGCAAAATCAGGAGCAATTTCTGTACACTTTTGATAATCTGCGATCGCCTCATCCCATTTACCTAAACCTGCTTTAGCATTACCCCGATTGTTATATGCCATTGCATCTTCTGGATCGATTTCTAAGATATGGTTATAGTCAGAAATAGCCTCATCTCTTTTCCCTAAAGCTTCTAAAGCTGTACCGCGATTGAGATAAGGATCGGTCATATTAGGAGCTAATTCAATGGAGCGATTATAATCAGAAATAGCCTCTTCTAACTTGTTTTGACTCACCAGTGAATTCCCTCGATTGCTCCAAATAGCTGGGTTTTGAGGAAATAGTTCAATTAATTGAGTCCAGTAACGTTCTGCCGTGGCAAAATCACCGATGTTGGTGGCTTGAAAAGCTTTTTGAGTTAATTCATCTCCTAATTGTAACTCAGATTCACCCACTACTGGAATAGAATTTGGTAAACTTTGAGCGATCGCAACGCTGCGCGTTAGCGCAATTGCGTCTGGAGACACTAACCAACTACTAGTAATTACCAACCATAAGCTAAATACTAATAAAACTTGACGCATTATTTTCTATTACCGATCCTTTTGTTACTATTGTAAGAACTATTAAGCTGCTATGCATTAAAATTGTATAAGTGAGGTAGCAAGATGCTTACCCGACAACAGTATATTGTGACTATGGTTCAACTATTTGGAAAGAACGAAATACATTCTTAGCCGAATTCAAAGAGCGATCGTATTGACTAAGTTCAGATCGGTAGATTAAATAATAGGCTCTATCTACGTGCAAACTTACAGCTAAGAGATATTTGATATTAGCACCATTTTCTTGAGCTTGATAACATATTGTTTGAGTAGGACTACCAGTTAGTTTAATATCAGTATCGCACTTTTCTAAAAGTTGGAAATTGCTTACTCTTTGTTTAATTCTATTAATTAGTTCGCGGCTATATTCTTCTAATAAAAGAGGTTTGCTTAAGGTTTCAGAGTTGATAATTATTTCTTGATTAAGTGTATCAGTAGGACTAGAGCTATTTTTAGAATCATCTGCTGATGCACAAACCGAACCCGTACCGTAGCACCGTAGCACCGTAGCACCGTAGGTTGGGTTGACGAAGGAAACCCAACACAACCATTTTATGGAGGAGTTGTTGGAGTCGGTTGAAACCGACTTGCGCTGTTAGCCTG from Merismopedia glauca CCAP 1448/3 includes the following:
- a CDS encoding tetratricopeptide repeat protein is translated as MRQVLLVFSLWLVITSSWLVSPDAIALTRSVAIAQSLPNSIPVVGESELQLGDELTQKAFQATNIGDFATAERYWTQLIELFPQNPAIWSNRGNSLVSQNKLEEAISDYNRSIELAPNMTDPYLNRGTALEALGKRDEAISDYNHILEIDPEDAMAYNNRGNAKAGLGKWDEAIADYQKCTEIAPDFAFARASYALSLYQIGQQDEAIKALRNTARKYSQFADVRAALSAALWAKGQQGEAESNWVAVMGLDRRYKDINWVKNIRRWPPAMVAALDKFLQVK
- a CDS encoding DcrB-related protein, encoding MLRCYGTGSVCASADDSKNSSSPTDTLNQEIIINSETLSKPLLLEEYSRELINRIKQRVSNFQLLEKCDTDIKLTGSPTQTICYQAQENGANIKYLLAVSLHVDRAYYLIYRSELSQYDRSLNSAKNVFRSFQIVEP